From a region of the Mobula hypostoma chromosome 6, sMobHyp1.1, whole genome shotgun sequence genome:
- the LOC134348654 gene encoding dehydrogenase/reductase SDR family member 9-like isoform X2: MLGYLILSLVLCFLYWRYRDRKQITNIFDKHVYITGCDSGFGNLLAQRLDQQGFHVLAACFTEKGADELKSRTSSRLKTIQLDVTKSESIGKAAEFVKSEVKGKGLWGLVNNAGIMNPLAPVDWLMIDDYRAVLNVNLVGLIEVTLSVLPLIKRARGRIVNIASVFGRVSPISGAYCISKFGVEAFNDSLRRDVKCFGVKVACIEPGFFKTSLTNIDYIVQQMNRLWSRLPPDVQEEYGHDFVDKVSLKLTTQVEKQLNTDLMKVVWCLNHALTSLHPRTRYSAGIDAKIFWIPLSYMPTTISDFLLSRDKIKPAKALF; this comes from the exons ATGCTTGGCTATCTGATTCTGTCGCTGGTACTTTGCTTCCTGTACTGGCggtacagagacaggaaacagataaCAAATATATTTGACAAGCACGTGTACATCACAGGCTGTGACTCTGGCTTTGGAAATCTTCTGGCCCAGCGTCTGGACCAGCAGGGATTCCACGTTCTGGCTGCCTGTTTTACTGAGAAGGGTGCTGATGAACTGAAGAGCAGGACATCATCGAGACTCAAAACAATTCAACTTGATGTTACCAAGTCTGAGAGCATTGGGAAGGCAGCAGAATTTGTAAAATCAGAGGTAAAGGGAAAAG GACTCTGGGGGCTGGTTAACAATGCTGGCATCATGAACCCCCTTGCACCTGTTGACTGGCTTATGATAGATGATTACAGAGCCGTGCTGAATGTCAACCTGGTTGGACTTATTGAGGTCACACTAAGTGTACTTCCACTGATAAAGCGGGCACGAGGCAGAATAGTGAATATTGCAAGTGTATTTGGAAGGGTATCCCCAATAAGTGGAGCATATTGCATCTCTAAATTTGGTGTAGAAGCCTTCAATGACAGTCTCAG GAGAGATGTGAAGTGTTTTGGAGTGAAAGTAGCTTGTATTGAGCCAGGTTTTTTCAAAACATCCTTGACTAATATAGACTACATAGTGCAGCAAATGAACAGGTTGTGGAGTAGGTTACCACCAGACGTACAAGAAGAATACGGGCATGATTTCGTGGATAAAG TCTCTTTAAAACTGACAACGCAAGTGGAGAAGCAATTAAACACAGATTTGATGAAAGTGGTGTGGTGCCTGAACCATGCTCTGACTTCTCTTCATCCTCGTACTCGGTACTCTGCTGGAATCGATGCAAAGATTTTTTGGATTCCTCTCTCTTACATGCCAACTACTATCTCTGATTTTCTGCTCAGTAGAGATAAAATCAAGCCAGCAAAAGCTCTCTTTTAG
- the LOC134348654 gene encoding dehydrogenase/reductase SDR family member 9-like isoform X1: MRELMSPLRFVMTTSATSLVSEMLGYLILSLVLCFLYWRYRDRKQITNIFDKHVYITGCDSGFGNLLAQRLDQQGFHVLAACFTEKGADELKSRTSSRLKTIQLDVTKSESIGKAAEFVKSEVKGKGLWGLVNNAGIMNPLAPVDWLMIDDYRAVLNVNLVGLIEVTLSVLPLIKRARGRIVNIASVFGRVSPISGAYCISKFGVEAFNDSLRRDVKCFGVKVACIEPGFFKTSLTNIDYIVQQMNRLWSRLPPDVQEEYGHDFVDKVSLKLTTQVEKQLNTDLMKVVWCLNHALTSLHPRTRYSAGIDAKIFWIPLSYMPTTISDFLLSRDKIKPAKALF; the protein is encoded by the exons ATGCGGGAGCTGATGAGTCCATTGCGATTCGTGATGACCACATCTGCAACAAGTttgg TTTCAGAAATGCTTGGCTATCTGATTCTGTCGCTGGTACTTTGCTTCCTGTACTGGCggtacagagacaggaaacagataaCAAATATATTTGACAAGCACGTGTACATCACAGGCTGTGACTCTGGCTTTGGAAATCTTCTGGCCCAGCGTCTGGACCAGCAGGGATTCCACGTTCTGGCTGCCTGTTTTACTGAGAAGGGTGCTGATGAACTGAAGAGCAGGACATCATCGAGACTCAAAACAATTCAACTTGATGTTACCAAGTCTGAGAGCATTGGGAAGGCAGCAGAATTTGTAAAATCAGAGGTAAAGGGAAAAG GACTCTGGGGGCTGGTTAACAATGCTGGCATCATGAACCCCCTTGCACCTGTTGACTGGCTTATGATAGATGATTACAGAGCCGTGCTGAATGTCAACCTGGTTGGACTTATTGAGGTCACACTAAGTGTACTTCCACTGATAAAGCGGGCACGAGGCAGAATAGTGAATATTGCAAGTGTATTTGGAAGGGTATCCCCAATAAGTGGAGCATATTGCATCTCTAAATTTGGTGTAGAAGCCTTCAATGACAGTCTCAG GAGAGATGTGAAGTGTTTTGGAGTGAAAGTAGCTTGTATTGAGCCAGGTTTTTTCAAAACATCCTTGACTAATATAGACTACATAGTGCAGCAAATGAACAGGTTGTGGAGTAGGTTACCACCAGACGTACAAGAAGAATACGGGCATGATTTCGTGGATAAAG TCTCTTTAAAACTGACAACGCAAGTGGAGAAGCAATTAAACACAGATTTGATGAAAGTGGTGTGGTGCCTGAACCATGCTCTGACTTCTCTTCATCCTCGTACTCGGTACTCTGCTGGAATCGATGCAAAGATTTTTTGGATTCCTCTCTCTTACATGCCAACTACTATCTCTGATTTTCTGCTCAGTAGAGATAAAATCAAGCCAGCAAAAGCTCTCTTTTAG